Proteins from a single region of Haloarcula laminariae:
- a CDS encoding long-chain-fatty-acid--CoA ligase — protein sequence MKKPLLVTDFLDRARRHYGDEEAVVATTGERYTYDELGARVDGFAAALSDRGIEKGDRVAVLDPNTHYHLEAAYGIMELGAVHTPLNYRLVPDDFEYILEDAGVDAIYADYEYAEKIEAVRDEVPTEVFVTNDASEVEGDWEDFDELVEADGTFERPEMDEDDVITINYTSGTTGDPKGVMRTHRTESLHAQLVTIHHEITDDDNYLWTLPMFHVNGWGHIYAITGMGSKHVCTRGVDAEDIFRQIVQEDVSFLCCAPTVLNMLDEYYEENDVPTEGDNPMRVTAAGAAPPESIIRTVEETFGWHFRQLYGATETGPLIGTSATRRLIDEDSDERFALKKRQGIAPLGTEIAVVDDDGNEVPWDDETIGEILVRGNQVMEGYWEKPEVTEKAFNEKREGWFHTSDLAVVNEKGMLAIQDREKDIIISGGENISSIELEDTLYEHDEVAEVAVVPAPSSQWGETPKAFVVPASGDPEEPGTDGDELVSFTREHLATYKAVSEVEFVESLPTTATGKIQKYELRQREWDEEDRMVGEG from the coding sequence ATGAAGAAGCCACTTCTGGTGACGGACTTCCTCGACCGGGCGCGGCGACACTACGGCGACGAGGAGGCGGTCGTCGCGACGACCGGCGAACGGTACACGTACGACGAGCTGGGCGCTCGCGTCGACGGGTTCGCCGCGGCGCTTTCGGACCGGGGCATCGAGAAGGGCGACCGCGTCGCCGTCCTCGACCCGAACACGCATTACCACCTCGAAGCGGCCTACGGCATCATGGAACTCGGAGCGGTCCACACGCCGCTGAACTACCGTCTCGTCCCGGACGACTTCGAGTACATCCTCGAAGACGCCGGCGTGGACGCCATCTACGCAGACTACGAGTACGCCGAGAAGATAGAGGCCGTCCGCGACGAGGTGCCGACGGAGGTCTTCGTTACGAACGACGCCAGCGAAGTCGAGGGCGACTGGGAGGACTTCGACGAACTCGTCGAGGCCGACGGGACCTTCGAGCGACCCGAGATGGACGAGGACGACGTCATCACGATCAACTACACCTCCGGGACGACCGGCGACCCGAAGGGAGTCATGCGGACCCACCGCACCGAGTCGCTGCACGCCCAGCTCGTGACGATTCACCACGAGATTACCGACGACGACAACTATCTGTGGACGCTGCCGATGTTCCACGTCAACGGCTGGGGCCACATCTACGCCATCACGGGCATGGGCTCGAAACACGTCTGTACCCGCGGCGTCGACGCCGAAGATATCTTCCGGCAGATCGTCCAGGAAGACGTCTCGTTTCTCTGCTGTGCGCCGACGGTGCTCAACATGCTCGACGAGTACTACGAGGAAAACGACGTCCCCACCGAGGGCGACAACCCGATGCGAGTCACCGCCGCCGGCGCCGCGCCGCCGGAGAGCATCATCCGAACCGTCGAAGAAACGTTCGGCTGGCACTTCCGCCAGCTCTACGGTGCGACCGAGACGGGCCCGCTCATCGGCACCTCCGCGACCCGTCGCCTGATCGACGAGGACAGCGACGAGCGTTTCGCGCTCAAAAAGCGGCAGGGCATCGCGCCGCTGGGGACCGAAATCGCAGTCGTCGACGACGATGGCAACGAGGTCCCGTGGGACGACGAGACCATCGGCGAAATCCTCGTCCGTGGCAACCAGGTCATGGAAGGCTACTGGGAGAAGCCCGAGGTGACGGAGAAAGCGTTCAACGAAAAGCGCGAGGGGTGGTTCCACACCAGCGACCTCGCCGTCGTCAACGAGAAGGGCATGCTCGCGATTCAGGACCGCGAGAAGGACATCATCATCTCCGGCGGGGAGAACATCTCCAGCATCGAACTGGAGGACACCCTGTACGAACACGACGAAGTCGCCGAGGTCGCGGTCGTCCCGGCCCCCAGCAGCCAGTGGGGCGAAACGCCAAAGGCCTTCGTCGTCCCGGCCTCCGGCGACCCCGAGGAGCCGGGGACCGACGGGGACGAACTGGTCTCGTTCACCCGGGAACACCTGGCGACCTACAAAGCCGTCAGCGAGGTCGAGTTCGTCGAGTCGCTCCCGACGACGGCCACCGGAAAGATCCAGAAGTACGAACTGCGCCAGCGCGAGTGGGACGAGGAAGACCGGATGGTCGGCGAAGGCTGA
- a CDS encoding PAS domain S-box protein codes for MIDASFPGGGPLRNKSPRVLLCIANPRDRELLAEQLRETELDVRTADGTEPLPKFDLCVADTTTFPSIADSIAERRAELGSVRLPVLLVLGPNDSEQAAEPYWDNIDDVLSVPTSKRVFRHRVSALLRSRTQSEQLALFARAMDDAKAGISIADAGGDQELRYVNDAFLEITGYDRSEVLGRNCRFLQGPGTETEPVREVRRAIDEQRPVSVLLRNYRKNGELFWNDLEISPVYGEGDTATHFVGFQEDVTERVERTRLLRRYEEIVTAAGDPIYALDERLHFTLLNDATEKFAERPEDEILGAHVSSVFGTDHAEVLSAAALNLADSDTDQMSVGTVVENADGRPRRFQTTVGVLPTETFEGVVCVSRDITEDRERESRISVLDRVLRHNLRNKLLVMLAQAEQIQWHSEDERVTDAASTIEQAGEDLLELAETARKFTDTVDPGGDELTGPIDIADRTIRAVAETRMEFENATFSVDVPDSLWAIAHNSFELAMTELLERAAEAGDTVEVTVSMAADDDRAVVRVSHDGEGLSEVELAALNEGTESDLQHTTGLGLWFIRWMAVNSGGTFDIADTDPGTVVKLTLPLADVPPGTTTRT; via the coding sequence ATGATCGACGCGTCGTTTCCGGGAGGGGGCCCTCTCCGCAACAAGTCTCCCCGCGTCCTGCTGTGTATCGCGAATCCCCGCGACCGGGAGCTGCTGGCCGAGCAGCTGCGCGAGACGGAACTCGATGTCAGGACCGCCGACGGGACGGAGCCGCTCCCGAAGTTCGACCTCTGTGTCGCCGATACGACCACGTTCCCGTCGATAGCCGACAGTATCGCGGAGCGACGCGCCGAACTCGGCTCGGTCCGGCTCCCGGTCCTCCTTGTGTTGGGTCCGAACGACTCGGAACAGGCCGCAGAGCCCTACTGGGACAACATCGACGACGTGCTCTCGGTCCCCACCTCGAAGCGGGTGTTCCGTCACCGGGTCTCGGCGCTGCTCAGGTCCCGAACCCAGTCCGAGCAGCTGGCGCTGTTCGCCCGGGCGATGGACGACGCGAAGGCGGGCATCTCCATCGCGGACGCCGGGGGCGACCAGGAGCTCCGGTACGTCAACGACGCCTTCCTCGAGATAACGGGCTACGACCGGTCGGAAGTGCTCGGTCGGAACTGCCGGTTTCTGCAGGGCCCCGGGACCGAGACCGAGCCCGTCCGGGAGGTCCGGCGCGCTATCGACGAGCAACGGCCGGTGAGCGTGCTGCTGCGGAACTACCGGAAGAACGGCGAGCTGTTCTGGAACGACCTCGAGATATCGCCCGTGTACGGCGAGGGGGACACGGCGACCCACTTCGTCGGCTTCCAGGAGGACGTCACCGAACGCGTCGAGCGGACTCGGCTGCTCCGGCGGTACGAGGAGATAGTCACCGCGGCCGGGGACCCAATCTACGCGCTCGACGAGCGGCTCCACTTCACCTTGCTGAACGACGCGACGGAGAAGTTCGCCGAGCGGCCGGAAGACGAGATACTGGGGGCACACGTCTCGTCCGTGTTCGGGACCGACCACGCCGAGGTGCTCAGTGCGGCGGCCCTCAACCTGGCCGATTCGGATACCGACCAGATGAGCGTCGGGACCGTCGTCGAGAACGCGGACGGGCGCCCGCGGCGGTTCCAGACCACGGTGGGCGTGTTGCCGACAGAGACGTTCGAGGGCGTCGTCTGCGTGAGCCGGGACATCACCGAGGACCGGGAGCGCGAGTCCCGGATTTCGGTGCTCGACCGCGTCCTGCGACACAACCTCCGGAACAAGCTGCTGGTGATGCTGGCACAGGCCGAACAGATACAGTGGCACAGCGAGGACGAGCGAGTCACCGACGCGGCGTCGACTATCGAACAGGCCGGCGAGGACCTGCTGGAACTGGCCGAGACGGCGCGGAAGTTCACCGACACCGTCGACCCGGGAGGCGACGAGCTGACGGGCCCCATCGATATCGCCGACCGGACCATCCGCGCCGTCGCTGAGACGCGAATGGAGTTCGAGAACGCCACGTTCTCCGTCGACGTACCGGACTCGCTGTGGGCAATCGCCCACAACTCGTTCGAACTGGCGATGACCGAGCTCCTGGAGCGGGCCGCGGAGGCCGGCGACACCGTCGAGGTCACGGTGTCGATGGCGGCCGACGACGACCGCGCAGTCGTCCGTGTCAGCCACGACGGCGAGGGGCTCTCGGAGGTCGAACTGGCCGCGCTCAACGAGGGTACCGAGTCGGACCTCCAGCACACCACCGGGCTTGGCCTGTGGTTCATCCGCTGGATGGCGGTCAACAGCGGCGGGACGTTCGACATCGCGGACACCGACCCGGGGACGGTCGTCAAACTGACGCTCCCGCTCGCGGACGTACCGCCCGGGACGACGACCCGGACCTGA
- a CDS encoding ATPase domain-containing protein yields the protein MSSRESTRISSGLAGLDAILQGGFIDERSYTIRGDSGTGKTIVGYHFLSAGAAAGETALYFAFEETAKDIATNAAALGFDLDDVVIEDMSPSATQFMDDGNYTVFGPSEVEGSDIVSRISDAIENHEPDRVFIDPLTLLRHLTPDEYQFKRTAASLMSYLKERGITTLFTTQSTAEQSDEDLQYLADGSITMRRTERGRELEVEKFRGSGFHSGAHGIRIDGGRGISVFPSLVPEDHDRPFEYESLSTDIDALDGLLGGGIERGSVTLLSGPSGVGKSTTGTALARASARRGEKVAAYLFEESEHSFSHRSDAIGMGVSELREEGHFEVHEVEPLSISADEFAHQVRLAVEERGVEFVLLDGTAGYQLALGNPDTELRQELHALCRYLRNMGVTVALTDELSSVTGTFQASDSRVSYLADNVVFIRYIEVGGEIRKAIGVLKKRFGDFESTLRAFRITDDGIHIGEALSDLRGVLTGTPTRQPD from the coding sequence ATGAGTTCGCGAGAAAGTACCCGTATCTCCTCGGGTCTCGCCGGGCTGGACGCGATTCTTCAGGGCGGGTTCATCGACGAGCGGAGCTACACCATCCGGGGCGACTCGGGAACCGGCAAGACGATAGTGGGCTATCACTTTCTGAGCGCCGGCGCGGCGGCCGGCGAGACGGCCCTGTACTTCGCGTTCGAGGAGACGGCGAAGGATATCGCGACGAACGCGGCGGCCCTGGGGTTCGACCTCGACGACGTCGTCATCGAGGACATGAGCCCCTCCGCGACGCAGTTCATGGACGACGGCAACTACACGGTGTTCGGCCCGAGCGAAGTGGAGGGGAGCGACATCGTCTCCCGAATCAGCGACGCCATCGAGAACCACGAACCCGACCGGGTGTTCATCGACCCCCTGACGCTCCTGCGCCATCTCACGCCCGACGAGTACCAGTTCAAGCGCACCGCCGCGTCGCTGATGAGCTACCTGAAAGAGCGCGGGATAACGACGCTGTTTACCACGCAGTCGACCGCTGAGCAGTCCGACGAGGACCTACAGTACCTCGCCGACGGCTCGATAACGATGCGGCGGACCGAGCGGGGCCGCGAACTCGAAGTCGAGAAGTTCCGCGGGTCGGGCTTTCACAGCGGGGCCCACGGCATCCGCATCGACGGCGGCCGGGGTATCTCCGTGTTCCCGAGCCTGGTCCCGGAGGACCACGACCGGCCCTTCGAGTACGAGTCCCTCTCGACCGACATCGACGCGCTCGACGGCCTGCTCGGCGGCGGTATCGAACGGGGGAGCGTCACCCTCCTCAGCGGGCCGAGCGGGGTCGGCAAGTCGACGACCGGGACCGCGCTGGCCCGGGCGAGCGCCCGCCGGGGCGAGAAGGTGGCGGCGTACCTGTTCGAGGAGTCCGAGCACAGTTTCAGCCACCGGTCGGACGCCATCGGGATGGGCGTCAGCGAGCTGCGCGAGGAGGGCCACTTCGAGGTACACGAGGTCGAGCCGCTGAGCATCTCCGCGGACGAGTTCGCCCATCAGGTCCGGCTCGCCGTCGAGGAGCGCGGCGTCGAGTTCGTCCTCCTCGACGGGACGGCGGGCTACCAGCTCGCGCTGGGGAACCCGGACACCGAACTCCGACAGGAGCTGCACGCGCTCTGTCGCTACCTCCGGAACATGGGCGTCACCGTGGCGCTGACCGACGAGCTCTCGTCGGTCACGGGCACCTTTCAGGCCTCGGACTCCCGGGTCAGCTATCTCGCTGACAACGTGGTGTTCATCCGCTACATCGAGGTCGGCGGCGAGATACGGAAGGCCATCGGCGTGCTGAAAAAGCGGTTCGGCGACTTCGAGTCGACGCTGCGCGCGTTCCGTATCACCGACGACGGCATCCACATCGGGGAGGCGCTCTCGGACCTCAGAGGGGTGCTGACGGGAACGCCGACACGGCAACCCGACTGA
- a CDS encoding 1,4-dihydroxy-2-naphthoate polyprenyltransferase, producing the protein MSTATPDISKRKAWLMAARPQTLPAGAAPVVVGAGLAVHADVFEPLVALAALVGALLIQVGTNFANDYYDAVKGADTDEREGFTRVTAGGLIEPASVKRAMVLTYALAVAVGVALVAIGGVPIVVVGLSGIAAGVLYTGGPFPYGYRGLGDLFVFVYFGLVAVTGTYYVQAVASMPAVGAFPTTLPAGSVPVDAVVASLPAAGLSTAILVVNNVRDRETDMAAGKKTLVVYLGYGPSRVQYLVLVGMAYVVPVLFALDPRYGLPALAPLLTLPLAVGTSRTVLTRTDGEALNPALERVGQTLFAHSLLFAAGLALPTLL; encoded by the coding sequence ATGAGTACCGCGACGCCGGACATCTCGAAACGCAAGGCGTGGCTCATGGCCGCGAGGCCACAGACGCTCCCCGCCGGCGCCGCGCCGGTGGTCGTCGGCGCCGGGCTCGCCGTCCACGCGGACGTCTTCGAACCGCTCGTGGCGCTCGCGGCGCTGGTCGGGGCCTTGCTCATACAGGTCGGAACGAACTTCGCGAACGACTACTACGACGCGGTCAAGGGCGCCGACACGGACGAACGCGAGGGGTTCACCCGCGTGACGGCCGGGGGGCTCATCGAGCCCGCGTCGGTCAAGCGGGCGATGGTCCTGACCTACGCGCTCGCCGTCGCCGTCGGCGTCGCGCTGGTGGCTATCGGCGGCGTCCCCATCGTCGTCGTCGGCCTCTCGGGCATCGCCGCGGGCGTCCTCTACACCGGAGGGCCGTTCCCCTACGGCTACCGCGGCCTGGGTGACCTCTTCGTCTTCGTCTACTTCGGGCTGGTCGCCGTCACCGGCACCTACTACGTCCAGGCCGTGGCGAGCATGCCCGCCGTCGGTGCGTTCCCGACGACGCTCCCCGCCGGGTCGGTCCCGGTCGACGCCGTGGTCGCCAGCCTCCCGGCCGCGGGGCTCTCGACGGCCATCCTCGTCGTCAACAACGTCCGGGACCGCGAGACGGACATGGCCGCGGGCAAGAAGACCCTCGTCGTGTATCTGGGCTACGGACCGAGCCGCGTGCAATACCTCGTCCTCGTCGGCATGGCCTACGTGGTTCCGGTCCTGTTCGCGCTGGACCCGCGCTACGGCCTGCCGGCGCTGGCGCCGCTGCTGACGCTCCCCCTCGCTGTGGGGACGAGCAGGACCGTCCTCACCCGGACCGACGGCGAGGCGCTGAACCCCGCCCTCGAACGGGTCGGCCAGACGCTCTTTGCCCACTCACTGCTCTTTGCCGCGGGGCTGGCGCTCCCGACACTGCTATGA
- a CDS encoding mandelate racemase/muconate lactonizing enzyme family protein: MNTAPFSLPLSSPLATASGTIEAREGVVVRYDHRGETGVGEATPLPGWTESLSDCQAALDTAADADRRGGHTAAMLELAADSVPAARHGFATALLDADARADDVPLYRWFDADRRCESVPVNATVGDSDPDATAEAVARAVGSGFDCCKLKVGARSVDEDIERLRAVRERVGDVALRADANGAWTRDQAARAFEAFADLGVDYVEQPLPADDLAGHADLRGGPVGVALDESLIDARADAVLSADAADVLILKPMVVGGPGNAHTLALRARDRGVEPVVTTTVDGVVARLAALHVAAAVPDIGACGLATGDRLARDLAPDPATVTDGEMTVPQGDGLGIDPSEVTPDA; the protein is encoded by the coding sequence ATGAACACCGCGCCGTTCTCGCTCCCCCTTTCGAGCCCGCTCGCGACGGCTAGCGGGACCATCGAGGCCCGTGAGGGGGTCGTCGTCCGCTACGACCACCGCGGCGAGACCGGCGTCGGCGAGGCGACGCCGCTGCCCGGCTGGACCGAATCGCTGAGCGACTGCCAGGCCGCGCTCGACACCGCCGCGGACGCCGACCGCCGGGGCGGCCACACCGCCGCGATGCTGGAACTCGCGGCCGACAGCGTCCCCGCGGCGCGCCACGGCTTCGCGACGGCGCTGCTCGACGCCGACGCGCGGGCCGACGACGTCCCGCTCTACCGGTGGTTCGACGCCGACCGTCGCTGTGAGAGCGTCCCGGTCAACGCCACTGTGGGCGACAGCGACCCCGACGCGACCGCCGAGGCGGTCGCCCGGGCGGTCGGGAGCGGCTTCGACTGCTGCAAGCTGAAAGTCGGCGCCCGCTCGGTCGACGAGGATATCGAGCGGCTCCGCGCCGTCCGCGAGCGCGTCGGCGACGTGGCGCTACGGGCGGACGCCAACGGCGCGTGGACCCGCGACCAGGCGGCCCGGGCGTTCGAGGCCTTCGCCGACCTCGGCGTCGACTACGTCGAACAGCCGCTCCCGGCCGACGACCTGGCCGGTCACGCCGACCTGCGGGGCGGTCCGGTCGGCGTCGCGCTGGACGAGTCCCTCATCGACGCGCGGGCGGATGCGGTGCTCTCGGCGGACGCCGCCGACGTGCTGATACTGAAACCGATGGTGGTCGGCGGGCCGGGCAACGCCCACACGCTCGCGCTTCGGGCCCGCGACCGGGGCGTAGAGCCGGTGGTGACGACCACCGTCGACGGCGTCGTCGCCCGGCTGGCGGCGCTGCACGTCGCCGCCGCGGTCCCCGATATCGGCGCCTGCGGGCTGGCGACGGGCGACCGGCTGGCGCGGGACCTCGCGCCGGACCCTGCGACGGTGACTGACGGCGAGATGACCGTCCCCCAGGGGGACGGACTCGGTATCGACCCCTCGGAGGTGACGCCGGATGCGTGA
- a CDS encoding class I adenylate-forming enzyme family protein, protein MREPVEWPTRDPLTHRAATTPERTAVVDADRDTDRRYRELDAAVDRVAAAFDAHTPGAGGRVAALVDTRPAVAELLYGAMRTGRTFAPLNVDLDADTLRDQVDALGADLLVCERDTEPLATAVADCPVVSVDEPTSGADGPLADAVPAPDVTPAELSRDDTALILFTSGTTSDPKGVRLTLGNLVASATASAFRLGVVPGDRWLVCLPTYHMGGLAPFVRCVLYGSTAVVQREFDPAATAEAMAERSVTGVSLVPTMCKRLLDAGWEPTDALRFVLLGGGPASADLVDRCERRGVPVCPTYGMTETSSQIATALPGTAFAHGGTVGQPLVNTTVTVLADGEPAEPGQRGELVVSGPTVTPGYLDDGETAAAFSDRGFHTGDLGYRDGDGHLWVVGRADDRIVTGGENVDAGAVAAAIRDCPGVEDAAVVGLPDEEWGQRVAALVAGETDAETVLDHCRAELARYEVPKTVQVVDVLPRTPSGTVDREAVRRRLAA, encoded by the coding sequence ATGCGTGAGCCGGTCGAGTGGCCGACGCGGGACCCCCTCACCCACCGCGCGGCGACGACGCCCGAGCGGACCGCCGTCGTGGACGCAGACCGCGACACGGACCGGCGCTACCGCGAACTCGATGCCGCCGTCGACCGCGTCGCGGCGGCGTTCGACGCCCACACTCCGGGGGCGGGCGGCCGCGTCGCGGCGCTGGTCGACACCCGGCCCGCGGTCGCCGAGTTGCTGTACGGGGCGATGCGGACCGGACGGACGTTCGCGCCGCTGAACGTCGACCTGGACGCCGACACGCTCCGGGACCAAGTCGACGCGCTCGGCGCCGACCTGCTGGTCTGTGAGCGCGATACCGAACCGCTGGCGACGGCGGTCGCCGACTGCCCCGTCGTCTCCGTCGACGAGCCCACAAGCGGGGCCGACGGGCCGCTGGCGGACGCGGTGCCGGCCCCGGACGTGACGCCGGCCGAGCTATCGCGGGACGACACCGCGCTGATTCTGTTCACCTCCGGGACGACGAGCGACCCGAAGGGCGTCCGCCTCACGCTGGGGAACCTCGTCGCGAGCGCGACGGCGTCGGCGTTCCGGCTGGGCGTCGTCCCCGGGGACCGGTGGCTGGTCTGTCTGCCGACCTACCACATGGGCGGGCTGGCACCGTTCGTCCGCTGTGTGCTGTACGGCAGTACCGCCGTCGTCCAGCGGGAGTTCGACCCGGCGGCGACGGCCGAGGCGATGGCCGAGCGGAGCGTGACGGGCGTCTCGCTCGTCCCGACGATGTGCAAGCGGCTGCTCGATGCGGGCTGGGAACCGACCGACGCCCTCCGCTTTGTCCTGCTGGGCGGCGGGCCGGCGTCCGCCGACCTCGTCGACCGCTGTGAGCGGCGGGGCGTGCCGGTCTGCCCGACCTACGGGATGACCGAGACTTCCTCGCAGATTGCGACGGCGCTGCCCGGGACGGCGTTCGCACACGGCGGGACCGTCGGCCAGCCGCTGGTCAACACGACCGTGACCGTCCTCGCAGACGGCGAGCCGGCCGAGCCGGGCCAGCGGGGCGAACTCGTCGTCTCGGGCCCGACGGTGACGCCGGGGTATCTGGACGACGGCGAGACCGCGGCGGCGTTCAGCGACCGGGGCTTTCACACCGGCGACCTAGGCTACCGCGACGGCGACGGGCACCTCTGGGTCGTCGGCCGCGCGGACGACCGAATCGTCACCGGCGGCGAGAACGTCGACGCGGGGGCGGTCGCCGCGGCGATTCGGGACTGTCCCGGCGTCGAGGACGCTGCGGTGGTCGGCCTCCCCGACGAGGAGTGGGGCCAGCGAGTCGCCGCGCTGGTCGCCGGCGAGACCGACGCCGAGACCGTCCTGGACCACTGCCGGGCCGAACTCGCCCGCTACGAGGTTCCGAAGACGGTGCAGGTCGTCGACGTACTGCCGCGGACGCCGTCGGGGACGGTCGACCGCGAGGCCGTCCGTCGGCGGTTGGCGGCGTAG
- a CDS encoding NRDE family protein, producing the protein MCTIVLAWQVFEDAPIALAANRDELLDRPSEPPERRQWGREVVAPADAEAEGTWVGYNEDGLLVAVTNRWTDADLAGERSRGLLVRDCLSHESAEDAARAVEGAVREAEYAGFNLLLADENAAVLLEWDGQLAVRNFQPGVHVVVNVGADADYRIPQSRADAGEGQAENADRLREVMQVEPGEGVDSWLDRAGGTISDHEYGVCVHSDGFGTRSSSLIAIGETTRYEFADGPPCETVYRPVEGQI; encoded by the coding sequence GTGTGTACCATCGTCCTCGCCTGGCAGGTGTTCGAAGACGCGCCGATAGCTCTCGCGGCCAACCGTGACGAACTGCTCGACCGCCCCTCGGAGCCCCCCGAGCGGCGCCAGTGGGGACGCGAGGTCGTCGCGCCGGCCGACGCCGAGGCCGAGGGGACCTGGGTAGGGTACAACGAGGACGGGCTCCTGGTCGCGGTCACCAACCGCTGGACCGACGCCGACCTGGCCGGCGAGCGGTCCCGCGGGCTGCTCGTACGGGACTGCCTGAGCCACGAGTCGGCCGAGGACGCCGCCCGCGCCGTCGAGGGCGCGGTCCGGGAGGCCGAGTACGCCGGCTTCAACCTCCTGCTGGCCGACGAGAACGCCGCCGTCCTGCTCGAGTGGGACGGCCAGCTCGCCGTCAGGAACTTCCAGCCCGGCGTCCACGTGGTCGTCAACGTCGGCGCCGACGCCGACTACCGGATACCGCAGTCCCGGGCCGACGCCGGCGAGGGACAGGCCGAAAACGCCGACCGGTTGCGGGAGGTCATGCAGGTCGAACCCGGGGAGGGCGTCGACTCCTGGCTCGACCGGGCCGGCGGGACGATTTCCGACCACGAGTACGGCGTCTGCGTCCACAGCGACGGCTTCGGTACCCGTTCGTCGTCGCTCATCGCCATCGGCGAGACCACTCGCTACGAGTTCGCCGACGGTCCGCCCTGCGAGACGGTATACCGGCCAGTCGAAGGCCAGATTTAA
- a CDS encoding helix-turn-helix transcriptional regulator: MSSAASEADLSEDERAGLELIRESGGIHQSDFWKELDVSSRKGSRIVESLFEKGLIQREDTVYEGHNTYFLTPAARDLDFSLLMAGDQLSPFIGDEEVDPHDDTFSQWVMTLAYQD, encoded by the coding sequence ATGAGTTCGGCAGCGTCGGAGGCGGACCTCTCTGAGGACGAGCGTGCCGGATTGGAGCTCATCCGCGAGTCCGGCGGCATCCATCAGAGCGACTTCTGGAAGGAGCTCGACGTCTCCTCCCGGAAGGGCAGTCGTATCGTCGAGTCCCTCTTCGAGAAGGGGCTCATCCAGCGTGAGGACACCGTCTACGAGGGCCACAACACGTACTTCCTCACGCCCGCGGCGCGGGACCTGGACTTCTCCCTGCTGATGGCCGGCGACCAGCTCTCGCCGTTTATCGGCGACGAGGAGGTCGACCCACACGACGACACGTTCTCCCAGTGGGTCATGACGCTCGCGTACCAGGACTAA